The Dysgonomonadaceae bacterium PH5-43 genome includes a window with the following:
- a CDS encoding outer membrane protein (product_source=KO:K06142; cath_funfam=3.30.910.20; cleavage_site_network=SignalP-TM; cog=COG2825; ko=KO:K06142; pfam=PF03938; smart=SM00935; superfamily=111384; transmembrane_helix_parts=Inside_1_4,TMhelix_5_24,Outside_25_174): MKKVFVLSFILLVSILGATNTFAQKFALIDMEYILKNITAYETANEQLNTISKRWQTEVEAIQQEAQNMYKTYQADRVFLSEEMRTKREEEIVAKELEAQELKRKYFGTDGELFKKRESLIKPIQDEIYDAVKEIATSKGYSAIIDRASAMSIIYATPQIDISNEVLAKMGYSK, translated from the coding sequence ATGAAAAAAGTATTTGTATTATCGTTTATCCTATTAGTAAGCATCTTAGGAGCAACAAACACTTTTGCTCAGAAATTTGCATTAATAGATATGGAGTATATTCTTAAGAATATAACAGCTTATGAAACAGCTAACGAACAACTGAACACTATATCTAAAAGGTGGCAAACAGAAGTTGAAGCCATTCAACAAGAAGCTCAAAATATGTATAAGACATATCAAGCCGATAGAGTTTTTCTATCTGAAGAGATGAGAACTAAAAGAGAAGAAGAAATTGTAGCCAAAGAATTGGAAGCTCAAGAACTTAAAAGAAAATACTTCGGCACTGATGGCGAACTTTTCAAGAAAAGAGAAAGTCTTATCAAACCAATTCAAGATGAGATTTACGATGCTGTAAAAGAAATAGCTACAAGTAAAGGTTACTCTGCTATTATAGATAGAGCATCGGCTATGAGTATAATATATGCCACTCCTCAGATTGATATTAGCAATGAAGTTTTGGCAAAAATGGGATATTCCAAATAA